The Elgaria multicarinata webbii isolate HBS135686 ecotype San Diego chromosome 4, rElgMul1.1.pri, whole genome shotgun sequence genome contains a region encoding:
- the LOC134398532 gene encoding ubiquitin-conjugating enzyme E2 E2-like has protein sequence MSTEGQRVDDSPSTSGGSSDGDQREGVQQDQQREQVQPKKKEGKISSKTAAKLSTSAKRIQKELAEITLNPPPNCR, from the coding sequence ATGTCCACTGAAGGACAAAGAGTTGACGATAGTCCAAGCACTAGTGGAGGCAGCTCTGATGGAGATCAGCGAGAAGGTGTTCAACAAGATCAACAAAGAGAACAGGTTCAGCccaagaaaaaagaggggaaaatctCTAGCAAAACAGCTGCTAAACTTTCAACTAGCGCTAAAAGAATTCAGAAAGAACTTGCAGAAATTACATTAAACCCTCCTCCAAACTgtaggtaa
- the DNAJB9 gene encoding dnaJ homolog subfamily B member 9 yields MATTQSVFIFALCILMITELILAAESYYDILGVPKNASDRQIKKAFHKLAMKYHPDKNKSPGAEAKFREIAEAYETLSDENKRREYDQFGHAEGRRNNGNSFQQPFNFNFDDLFKDFDFFGQNHNTQSKKHFENHFQNHQQAHSRQRRSFPEFSFGGAGMFDDMFEDMEKMFSFSEFDNTQRHTMRTGNKFHGSSKHCRTVTQRRGNMVTTFTDCSGQ; encoded by the exons ATGGCGACCACACAGTCTGTCTTCATATTtgctctctgtattttaatgatAACGGAATTAATACTGGCTGCAGAAAGTTATTATGACATTTTAGGTGTTCCAAAAAATGCTTCTGATCGTCAAATCAAGAAGGCATTTCACAAATTAGCAATGAAATACCACCCAGACAAAAATAAGAGTCCTGGAGCAGAAGCAAAATTTCGGGAAATTGCAGAAG CATATGAAACATTGTCAGATGAAAATAAACGTAGAGAATATGACCAATTTGGCCACGCCGAAGGACGAAGAAACAATGGAAActctttccagcagccatttaaCTTCAATTTTGATGACTTATTTAAAGACTTTGACTTTTTTGGCCAAAACCACAATACACAGTCaaagaaacattttgaaaatcATTTTCAAAATCACCAGCAGGCTCACAGCAGGCAAAGACGTTCTTTCCCAGAATTTTCCTTTGGAGGAGCAGGAATGTTTGATGACATGTTTGAAGACATGGAAAAAATGTTTTCGTTCAGTGAATTTGACAATACGCAAAGGCACACAATGCGAACTGGAAACAAATTCCATGGATCTAGTAAGCACTGCAGGACTGTCACTCAGCGTCGAGGAAACATGGTTACTACGTTCACGGATTGTTCTGGACAATAA